A region of Ochotona princeps isolate mOchPri1 chromosome 2, mOchPri1.hap1, whole genome shotgun sequence DNA encodes the following proteins:
- the KIAA0040 gene encoding uncharacterized protein KIAA0040 homolog has product MEKISAFFSSIWNTILAKHQEGLFNTICLGILLGLPLLVVLTLVFICCHCCWSRPGQGSRQPEANKKKKKKKKKDEEDLWISAQPKLLQMEKRPSLPV; this is encoded by the coding sequence ATGGAGAAGATCAGCGCCTTCTTCAGTTCCATCTGGAACACCATCTTAGCCAAGCACCAGGAGGGGCTCTTCAACACCATCTGCCTGGGCATCCTCCTGGGGCTGCCACTGTTGGTGGTCCTCACGCTCGTCTTCATCtgctgccattgctgctggagccGGCCGGGCCAGGGCAGCCGGCAACCAGAggcaaacaagaagaaaaagaagaaaaagaagaaggatgAAGAAGACCTCTGGATCTCGGCACAGCCCAAGCTCCTCCAGATGGAGAAGAGGCCGTCTCTGCCTGTCTAG